Proteins encoded in a region of the Vitis riparia cultivar Riparia Gloire de Montpellier isolate 1030 chromosome 7, EGFV_Vit.rip_1.0, whole genome shotgun sequence genome:
- the LOC117917560 gene encoding probable glucan 1,3-beta-glucosidase A, with translation MSSCLYVKCVWAFYLFSSWVPTLLFAQGADPYLPVKAVNLGNWLVTEGWMKPELFAGIPNQDLLDGTQVQFMSTKLQKYLAAENGGGTDVVANRTSPSGWETFRLWRINKSTFYLRVFNKQFFGLENQGKGNKVVAVLNSPGNSETFQIVRKNDDQNRVRIKASNGLFLQAKPGLVTADYGGSGWDDNNPSVFQMKIVQTLQGEYQITNGYGPDRAPQVMQDHWNAYITNEDFRFLSSNGLNAVRIPVGWWIASDPTPPKPFVGGSLKALDNAFTWAQNNGMKIIVDLHAVQGSQNGNDHSGTRDGFQEWGDSNIQDTVAVIDFLAARYANNPSLAAIELMNEPLAPGVTLNDLKKYYKAGYDAVRKYTSNAYVILSNRLGPADSKELLDFARGLNSVVIDVHYYSLFSDMFNNMNVQQNIDFIYNQRASDLSAVTTSNGPLSFVGEWTAEWAKSGSSKEDYQRFAKAQIDVYRRATFGWAYWAYRCAQNHWSLKWMIENGHINLGSS, from the exons ATGAGTTCTTGCTTGTACGTGAAATGTGTGTGGGCTTTCTATCTCTTTTCATCATGGGTCCCCACTCTTTTGTTTGCACAGGGTGCAGATCCTTATTTGCCAGTTAAAGCTGTGAATCTAGGAAATTGGCTTGTTACAGAGGGATGGATGAAACCTGAACTCTTTGCTGGGATACCCAATCAAGACCTTTTG GATGGAACTCAAGTGCAGTTCATGTCTACGAAGCTGCAGAAGTATCTCGCTGCTGAAAATGGGGGTGGGACAGATGTTGTTGCCAACCGCACCTCGCCCTCTGGCTGGGAGACTTTCAGG TTGTGGAGGATCAATAAGTCAACTTTCTATCTCAGAGTGTTTAACAAACAGTTCTTTGGACTAGAAAATCAAGGCAAAGGAAACAAAGTGGTAGCGGTTTTAAATTCCCCTGGGAACTCAGAAACATTTCAGATAGTAAGGAAGAACGACGATCAAAATCGAGTTCGCATAAAAGCATCAAATGGCCTCTTCCTCCAG GCAAAACCGGGGCTGGTGACTGCAGACTATGGAGGCTCAGGTTGGGATGACAATAATCCATCCGTCTTCCAAATGAAGATAGTCCAGACCTTACAAGGAGAATACCAAATCACTAATGGCTATGGTCCAGACAGAGCCCCTCAAGTCATGCAG GATCACTGGAATGCATACATCACTAATGAGGATTTCAGATTCTTGTCATCAAATGGTCTGAATGCGGTTAGGATTCCAGTTGGGTGGTGGATAGCGAGCGACCCAACACCACCAAAGCCTTTTGTGGGGGGCTCCTTAAAGGCCTTGGACAATGCTTTCACATGGGCACA GAACAACGGCATGAAGATTATAGTTGATCTGCATGCAGTTCAAGGTTCACAAAATGGCAACGATCATAGTGGGACCAGAGATGGGTTTCAGGAATGGGGAGACTCCAACATTCAAGATACTGTTGCAGTCATAGACTTCCTAGCAGCAAG ATACGCCAACAACCCGAGTCTAGCAGCCATTGAGTTGATGAATGAGCCTCTGGCTCCAGGAGTTACACTCAATGATCTTAAGAAGTATTACAAAGCTGGTTACGATGCCGTGAGGAAGTACACATCAAATGCTTATGTGATCCTATCGAACCGACTGGGGCCTGCTGACTCCAAGGAGCTCCTGGACTTCGCCAGGGGCCTTAATAGTGTAGTGATCGATGTGCATTACTACAGCCTCTTCTCAGATATGTTTAACAACATGAACGTACAACAGAATATTGATTTCATCTATAACCAGAGAGCTTCAGACCTCAGTGCTGTTACCACTTCCAATGGCCCTCTCAGTTTTGTAG GGGAATGGACCGCAGAATGGGCAAAAAGTGGATCATCAAAGGAAGACTACCAGAGATTTGCAAAAGCTCAAATAGATGTGTACAGGCGTGCCACTTTTGGATGGGCGTATTGGGCTTACAGATGTGCTCAGAACCACTGGAGCCTCAAGTGGATGATTGAGAACGGCCATATAAACCTCGGAAGTTCCTAA
- the LOC117919427 gene encoding 3-hydroxyacyl-[acyl-carrier-protein] dehydratase FabZ-like has product MATISNTLFSPLTSPSPLSPRRPSTFTVSLSAPRFLSLQSNPRSTFIACASLDAGKGDVPVEKTYSAFPTVMDINQIREILPHRFPFLLVDRVIEYNPGISAVAIKNVTINDNFFPGHFPERPIMPGVLMVEAMAQVGGLVMLQPEVGGSRENFFFAGIDKVRFRKPVIAGDTLVMRMTLVKHQKRFGIAKMEGKAYVGGEVVCEGEFLMATGSE; this is encoded by the exons ATGGCTACCATCTCCAACACTCTCTTCTCTCCTCTCACTTCTCCTTCCCCTCTATCTCCTCGTCGACCCTCTACATTCACCGTTTCTCTCTCTGCCCCTcgctttctttctcttcaatCCAATCCTCGATCCACCTTCATCGCTTGCGCTTCTCTCGACGCTGGTAAAGGAGACGTTCCCGTCGAAAAGA CATATTCAGCATTCCCTACGGTGATGGATATTAATCAAATACGGGAAATTTTACCGCACAG GTTTCCGTTTCTTTTAGTGGATAGAGTGATTGAATACAACCCAGGGATCTCAGCAGTAGCAATTAAGAATGTGACTATAAACGATAACTTCTTTCCTGGGCACTTCCCTGAGAGGCCAATTATGCCTGGTGTGCTCATGGTTGAG GCAATGGCTCAGGTTGGGGGCTTGGTTATGCTTCAACCTGAAGTTGGAGGCTCTCGTGAGAATTTCTTCTTTGCAGGAATCGACAAAGTGAGGTTCCGGAAACCAGTCATTGCAGGAGACACTTTGGTTATGCGAATGACTCTGGTTAAGCATCAAAAACGTTTTGGAATTGCAAAAATGGAAGGGAAGGCATATGTAGGAGGTGAGGTGGTATGTGAGGGCGAGTTCTTGATGGCTACAGGGAGCGAATGA
- the LOC117917376 gene encoding FCS-Like Zinc finger 5-like yields MMLGKRARPQIKRTTSMTGITVDLGHVEAPAPADPQNPIKDVDAATRVENMAAGSNGYDPRFLAATVSPRIHRRSSGEFMETAHFLRTCGLCQRRLQPGRDIYMYRGDTAFCSLECREQQMKQDERKEKYSGMASKKEDHRHHASAQTAAASEGETLAAA; encoded by the exons ATGATGTTGGGAAAGAGAGCCCGGCCTCAGATTAAAAGAACCACCAGCATGACCGGGATCACCGTTGATCTCGGCCACGTTGAAGCTCCGGCGCCCGCCGATCCCCAGAACCCCATCAAAGATGTTGACGCCGCGACGAGAGTAGAGAACATGGCTGCGGGTTCCAATGGATACGATCCCCGGTTTTTAGCGGCCACGGTCTCCCCGAGAATCCATAGGAGAAGTTCCGGCGAGTTCATGGAGACTGCTCATTTCTTGAGGACCTGTGGCCTCTGTCAGCGCCGTTTGCAACCTGGTCGCGATATCTATATGTACAG GGGAGATACCGCTTTTTGTAGTCTAGAGTGCAGGGAACAGCAGATGAAGCAAGACGAACGAAAAGAAAAATACTCAGGTATGGCTTCAAAGAAAGAAGACCACCGGCACCATGCATCAGCACAGACCGCCGCTGCCTCGGAAGGCGAGACTTTGGCCGCTGCTTGA